caaccccccccccccccaccccccttcactTACAGGGTGGAATCCATGCATTTACAAtgcaacccccaccccaccccccttcacTTACAGGGTGGAATCCATGCATTTacaatgcaaccccccccccccaccccccttcactTACAGGGTGGAATCCATGCATTTacaatgcaacccccccccccaccccccttcactTACAGGGTGGAATCCATGCATTTacaatgcaacccccccccccccccaccccccttcactTACAGGGTGGAATCCATGCATTTACAAtgcaacccccaccccaccccccttcacTTACAGGGTGGAATCCATGCATTTACAAtgcaacccccaccccaccccccttcacTTACAGGGTGGAATCCATGCATTTacaatgcaacccccccccccccaccccccttcactTACAGGGTGGAATCCATGCATTTACAAtgcaacccccaccccaccccccttcacTTACAGGGTGGAATCCATGCATTTacaatgcaacccccccccccaccccccttcactTACAGGGTGGAATCCATGCATTTacaatgcaaccccccccccccaccccccttcactTACAGGGTGGAATCCATGCATTTacaatgcaaccccccccccaccccccttcactTACAGGGTGGAATCCATGCATTTACAAtgcaacccccaccccaccccccttcacTTACAGGGTGGAATCCATGCATTTACAAtgcaacccccaccccaccccccttcacTTACAGGGTGGAATCCATGCATTTacaatgcaacccccccccccaccccccttcactTACAGGGTGGAATCCATGCATTTacaatgcaacccccccccccaccccccttcactTACAGGGTGGAATCCATGCATTTACAATGCAACCCCCACCCCACTCCCCTTCACTTACAGGGTGGAATCCATGCATTTacaatgcaaccccccccccccaccccccttcactTACAGGGTGGAATCCATGCATTTACAAtgcaacccccaccccaccccccttcacTTACAGGGTGGAATCCATGCATTTacaatgcaacccccccccccaccccccttcactTACAGGGTGGAAACCATGCATTTacaatgcaacccccccccccaccccccttcactTACAGGGTGGAATCCATGCATTTACAAtgcaacccccaccccaccccccttcacTTACAGGGTGGAATCCATGCATTTACAAtgcaacccccaccccaccccccttcacTTACAGGGTGGAATCCATGCATTTacaatgcaacccccccccccccccaccccccttcactTACAGGGTGGAATCCATGCATTTacaatgcaaccccccccccccaccccccttcactTACAGGGTGGAATCCATGCATTTACAAtgcaacccccaccccaccccccttcacTTACAGGGTGGAATCCATGCATTTACAAtgcaacccccaccccaccccccttcacTTACAGGGTGGAATCCATGCATTTACAATGcaaccacccccccaccccccttcactTACAGGGTGGAATCCATGCATTTACAatgcaacccccccccaccccccttcactTACAGGGAGGAATCCATGCATTTACAAtgcaacccccaccccacccccccttcACTTACAGGGTGGAATCCATGCATTTACAAtgcaacccccaccccaccccccttcacTTACAGGGTGGAATCCATGCATTTACAATGCAATAGAGACACAAATGAATGATGTCTTAATGGAACCTGAGCCCCATGAAGAAATGGTTGAATCTGTTCAgataactggggggggggggcagttcttGTTGTAATTGAATAGGTTTTCTCAATAAATTGTCAAGTCTAGATGATAATGTATTCCATAAAGTAGGTTAGCCCTTCTCAGGAAGAAGAAGCAATCACAACTGTGCATCCAAATGGTTCATTCACCTAGACTCTATAGACaaacgtttagcatcacctagaatttcaggattgagacatcattaaatatatatatgaacataatgaaatcttttattaaacatttgtgtcagtatatggaaaactatgaaACGGtgtgtaatgcaatatgttaacataacattattcagcaggtttcatttgactttatgaagcagaatgagttcattctatagggcgatTCGAAACGTTTCCCATAGCTGTACTGTatcaaatctaaatctaaacagCAGTTACTAAGTTATGATAAATGTCTTTACAAAAACGtggtgcagttttattttttttatcacagcaCTGTTATACCAGTCAAAAATACCAGCCAGCAGTTCAGCTAGAGTGATTTACTGCTGTGCATCGGAGACTCAATGTCAGAGCTGTCCCAACCACGTCTTACATTGTGTGCAATGAAAACTGAGGCCCCTGCAGCTCGCAAGACAAATAAAGAGGCTTCACTTCGAGACCCCGGAGTATCTTTCCAATCTGAGTAATAGCATGCCCCTCCCTGACCTCAAACagtagatagatatatatatatacatacttgaGAACAACAACAGAAAGTGAATGGATCCAGGCTCATCCCTTGCTATGCTGAGACAACTCAATTGTTTCAGCAATGCCTGTGCAGAACAATATATTCCACACATTTCTCTGCGCTTTCTCAGCTCTGTCATTCTTTCATTCGTGTCTAGTCCTGCCCTCCATGCTGAGCTTGACACTGTGATGAGCACTTTCACTCTATTATCCTAGACATTAGAGGGGAAGCGTACCTGTGTGCGAGCAGAGTATCAGGACCAGGGCCAggggaggcagtgctggagtCCCCATGGCAGCAGCTTCTTCTGTGGAAGTGTCCGGGGCTGtgctgtccgtctgtctgtctgtctgtgtgtctgtcacacAGCACCTCAGGGAGGGAGggcagtgtgtttgtggtgggAAGATTATTTTGGGATCCCTGGCCTGTGCTCAGGGCCTGACCCAGCTGTCCTCCTGTGCATTGTCAGCTGTTAAAACAAACCCGGAGGGGACAGACAGGCAGGACGATGAGACGAAGGAAAAAGAAAGGCTGAGGAATCTATTGGGTCCACCTGCTGCATTGTGTATTACACAGTGCTGACTGCCGAGAAACACAATGTGTCACAGTTACAACTCCATGTGGATTCAAAGTTGTTCAGCTAAGTTATAAAAGTTTGAAATCACTTCTGCCCCTTTTCAAATTGAAGAGAGAAAAGCCAGACagactggggtgtgtgtgtgagtgtgttttcgaGGAGGGCGCTGCGGATAGTACCCAGGTGCTCTGCAGTTTCACTCTGTGCCTGGAAGAGCTCAGACAGCTGGTCCTTCACACCGCACCAGCTGCAGCACCTCCATGCCAGGGTTAGACAGAGAACGACAGAGTGTGTCCGTCTCCAATGAATACTGAAACCTCCAACAATGAAAGGGTCTTGGTGTtagatttgttttaatgtttctgtttattcatttattttacaattgtcTTACACAGAAAAAAAGGATGAAAAATACAtgcccatgtaaaaaaaaaaaacaaccaaacaaccaaacaaacccAGTGAGAGGCTTCCTGCAGCAGAGCAGAGCTGCTTCACAGCAGTACTTTCACATTAACGCTTCAGTCCTGCTGttgtttcctgtttgtttagccCGATGTAACGATGAGTGGGGCGCCCCTAGAGGACCCGTCTGTTGCTCTCCAGGTAGTCGTAGGGGTCCCCTTCGAAGGGCAGGGGCGGAGGGTGGTTGTACATCCCCATAAAGAAGATGACGATGGTCCCCAGGATCATGACAGGCGTCACCAGGACGAGACAGAGTCGGTCCACAGTCCTTGCAATGCTGTTCCAGTTATCCTTCTCCTACACGGGAGGACAAGACTACTGTTACTCCAGCACTGCATGACAAAGCCAGCTGGACTGTCCAAGCTTATCAGAGCTTCCACACTGGCGTAACACACACAATCCCTCTGCCTGTATCTACACACACTCCCTCTACAGCCTCCCTCTGCCTGTATCTACACTGGagtaacacacacactcaatGCAGCCCCCCTctgcagtaacacacacactcaatGCAGCCCCCCTCTGCAGTAACACACACTCTCAATACAGCCTCCCTCTGCAGTAACACAcactctcaatacagcccccCTCTGCAGTAACACAcactctcaatacagcccccCTCTGCAGTAACACAcactctcaatacagcccccCTCTGCAGTAACACAcactctcaatacagcccccCTCTGCAGTAACACAcactctcaatacagcccccCTCTGCAGTAACACACACTCTCAATACAGCCTCCCTCTGCAGTAACACACACTCTCAATACAGCCTCCCTCTGCAGTAACACAcactctcaatacagcccccCTCTGGAGTAACACACACTCTCAATACAGCCTCCCTCTGCACTAACACAcactctcaatacagcccccCTCTGGAGTAACACACACTCTCAATACAGCCTCCCTCTGCAGTAACACACACTCTCAATACAGCCTCCCTCTGACCGTATGATTGCAGGTTTAGATTTTGCAGGGTAGGTGACGTCACTGGCCGTTGCTGTTAGTTACCTCATTGTAATCGTTCTTGTCCTTCATGTTCTCGACGATATAGTTCGCCCCATCCACCGCAGGCTTCATCTCCGCCAACAGCTGGTCAGTCATGTCCAACTCGCTCTTGGCATTCGGTCTGTGTGCTGAAAGAGAAAAGCAAGCAAATTGCAGGGGTCAGAAAAAGAAAAGGCATCTACTGGAAATGCTgccagtactgtatgtgtatctctttatgtgtgtgtgtcgatGTGCATGTTTTTGTAtatgagtatgtgtgtgtgggggggggggggggagaggtctcagtatgtgtgtgtgtgtgtctcagtgtgtgtgtgtgtgtctcagtgtgtgtgtgtgtgtgtgtctcagtgtgtgtgtgtgtgtgtctcagtgtgtgtgtgtgtgtgtctcagtgtgtgtgtgtgtgtcagtgtgtctcagtgtgtgcctcTCAGCAGCACATATACCTGCAGCAGGAGTGGCTCGACTGGTCAGACCGTGCCTCTCTGACTGCTTCTCGAACATGAGTTCGCTGCGGGACTTGACAGTGAAGTACTCCTCTGCCTTGGCGATGTATCCCACGGAGCTGCTGCGCCGCTGCAGGGCTCCCTCCCACTGCGGCTCGGAGTCTGCCGGGCGAGACATGTGCAGCAGCCTGGGCAAGCGCTCCAGGAAGAACTGTCCCGAGAAGCAAACATTTCACTGTTAATAATTAGTGTTACTGATATCAGAGCAGCCTCAACTCCTTAAAACAGCATCAATCTTGTAAGTTATGTGTGTCCAGCTCAATACACATTTCTGTTTGTGAATGGATTTTTGCTATATCAAGAAGGCTCTAGCTGTAGTGACACTGCAGATACCTCTTTGGTCCAGTCTGTCATGACGTGTGTGCTGGGCGTGCGGAAGTGAAGGTTCAGCACGATGACGCAGTTCAGCACCACCACTGTGACCAGCACCATGATGAACATCAGATACCTGCAGAGCAGGGGTGACACCAGCAACGTGTGAGTGACCACAAAGCACCCGAAATCACACCAGCAACGTGTGAGTGACCACAAAGCACTGGAAATCACACCAGCAACGTGTGAGTGCACACAAAGCACTGGAAATCACACCAGCAACGTGTGAGTGACCACAAAGCACCCGAAATCACACCAGCAACGTGTGAGTGACCACAAAGCACTGGAAATCACACCAGCAACGTGTGAGTGACCACAAAGCACCCGAAATCGCACCAGCAACGTGTGAGTGACCATAAAGCACTGGAAATCACACCAGCAACGTGTGAGTGCACACAAAGCACTGGAAATCACACCAGCAACGTGTGAGTGCACACAAAGCACTGGAAATCACACCAGCAATGTGTGAGTGACCACAAAGCACCCGAAATCACACCAGCAACGTGTGAGTGACCACAAAGCACTGGAAATCACACCAGCAACGTGTGAGTGACCACAAATCACCCGAAATCGCACCAGCAACGTGTGAGTGACCATAAAGCACTGGAAATCACACCAGCAACGTGTGAGTGCACACAAAGCACTGGAAATCACACCAGCAACGTGTGAGTGACCACAAAGCACCCGAAATCACACCAGCAACGTGTGAGTGACCACAAAGCACCCGAAATCACACCAGCAACGTGTGAGTGAACACAAAGCACCCGAAATCGCACCAGCAACGTGTGAGTGACCACAAAGCACTGGAAATCACACCTGCAACGTGTGAGTGACCACAAAGCACTGGAAATCACACCTGCAACGTGTGAGTGACCACAAAGCACCCGAAATCACACCTGCAACGTGTGAGTGACCACAAAGCACTGGAAATCACACCACAGTCCCAGGAATACATGATTTCCTCTTTTGTATGCATTTCTGCCTGTGTGTTACTGTGTGGCATTGTTAGGGCACCTACTTGACGATGAGGGGGATGGCCATTGAGGTCTCGGGCAGCCGCTGTGAGACAA
The sequence above is drawn from the Acipenser ruthenus chromosome 12, fAciRut3.2 maternal haplotype, whole genome shotgun sequence genome and encodes:
- the LOC117417397 gene encoding acetylcholine receptor subunit delta-like isoform X2; this encodes MYGSSTNDAQFQVAYYCNVLVDPSGYMYWLPPAIFRSSCAINVNFFPFDWQNCTLKFSSLTYNAKEIRMHLKVETDPDTAENFPVEWIIIDPAGFTENGEWEIIHKPARKNIHKDVPLDSSKHQDITFYLIIKRKPLFYIINIIIPSILISFMASLVYYLPADSGEKMTLSISVLLAQSVFLLLVSQRLPETSMAIPLIVKYLMFIMVLVTVVVLNCVIVLNLHFRTPSTHVMTDWTKEFFLERLPRLLHMSRPADSEPQWEGALQRRSSSVGYIAKAEEYFTVKSRSELMFEKQSERHGLTSRATPAAAHRPNAKSELDMTDQLLAEMKPAVDGANYIVENMKDKNDYNEEKDNWNSIARTVDRLCLVLVTPVMILGTIVIFFMGMYNHPPPLPFEGDPYDYLESNRRVL